The following proteins come from a genomic window of Lolium rigidum isolate FL_2022 chromosome 5, APGP_CSIRO_Lrig_0.1, whole genome shotgun sequence:
- the LOC124652402 gene encoding auxin-responsive protein SAUR36-like → MIHPNKLAQLAKKCQRMLVSRAGARRRQASDMDDDECCSTASSVVADEGHCVVYTVDGERFKVPLVYLRTTVITELLRMSEEESGFTSGGNGSRIMLPCDSTVMDYVLCLVRREASKEVEMAFLSSIAGHCHNYNTSCMAPSMELTHQFSLCT, encoded by the coding sequence ATGATCCATCCAAACAAACTTGCTCAGCTGGCCAAGAAGTGCCAGCGGATGTTGGTGTCCAGAGCTGGTGCCCGCCGCCGGCAGGCCTCAGACATGGACGACGACGAATGCTGCAGTACAGCGTCATCTGTGGTTGCTGATGAGGGCCACTGCGTGGTATACACCGTTGATGGGGAACGATTCAAGGTCCCTCTAGTGTACCTCAGAACGACGGTCATCACTGAGCTCTTGAGGATGTCCGAGGAGGAGTCTGGCTTCACGAGCGGTGGCAACGGAAGCAGGATCATGCTACCCTGTGACTCCACGGTGATGGACTACGTCTTGTGCTTGGTCAGGAGAGAGGCCTCTAAGGAGGTCGAAATGGCGTTCTTGAGCTCCATTGCTGGGCACTGCCACAACTACAATACTAGCTGCATGGCGCCATCAATGGAACTCACCCATCAATTTTCTCTTTGTACTTAG
- the LOC124657532 gene encoding auxin-responsive protein SAUR36-like, producing the protein MVSAKSLAQLAKWQRMAAMGRKRITQTTTAKRAAKESCATTSVAVKGHCVVYTSEGERFEVPVAYLGTAVFGELLRMSQEEFGFGGGDDGRIMLPCDATVMEYAMCLLRRDASTEVEKAFLSSIARPCSFDSGVVAPCIGLNLHVVVC; encoded by the coding sequence ATGGTCAGTGCCAAGAGTCTCGCCCAACTGGCAAAGTGGCAACGGATGGCGGCCATGGGGAGGAAAAGGATCACACAGACTACAACGGCGAAAAGAGCCGCCAAGGAGAGCTGTGCGACGACCTCAGTAGCGGTGAAGGGACACTGTGTGGTGTACACCTCTGAAGGGGAAAGATTCGAGGTGCCAGTGGCATACCTAGGCACTGCGGTCTTCGGCGAGCTCCTGAGGATGTCTCAGGAGGAGTTCGGGTTCGGAGGCGGTGACGATGGTCGCATCATGCTGCCCTGTGACGCCACAGTCATGGAATACGCCATGTGCTTGCTCAGGAGAGATGCCTCCACGGAAGTAGAGAAGGCATTCCTGAGCTCCATTGCAAGGCCGTGCAGCTTTGACAGCGGTGTGGTGGCACCATGTATAGGGCTTAACCTGCATGTGGTTGTTTGTTAA
- the LOC124652403 gene encoding auxin-responsive protein SAUR36-like — MISPKRLVQQAKKWQQMATLGKRRLPTTGAIKDTSLRGGASAIADKGHCIVYTAGGERFEVPLAYLGTTVFGELLRMSEDEFGFTSEDSRIMVPCDAAVMAYVMCLLKRKPSEEVERAVLSSVVIPCSNLSSIAMVYKILASH, encoded by the coding sequence ATGATCTCTCCTAAGAGGTTAGTTCAGCAGGCAAAGAAGTGGCAGCAGATGGCGACCCTCGGGAAGCGGCGGCTGCCGACAACGGGGGCAATCAAAGACACCAGCCTACGCGGTGGCGCATCAGCCATCGCGGACAAGGGACACTGCATCGTCTACACCGCTGGTGGAGAGCGGTTTGAGGTTCCATTGGCATACCTCGGTACGACGGTGTTTGGGGAGCTCCTGAGGATGTCGGAGGACGAGTTTGGGTTCACGAGCGAAGACAGCAGGATCATGGTACCTTGCGACGCGGCTGTGATGGCATACGTTATGTGCTTGCTTAAGAGGAAGCCCTCGGAAGAGGTGGAGAGGGCAGTTCTTAGCTCTGTAGTAATTCCATGCAGCAACCTGAGTAGCATCGCCATGGTTTACAAGATCTTGGCCAGTCACTAG